A section of the Streptomyces sp. Je 1-369 genome encodes:
- the fmt gene encoding methionyl-tRNA formyltransferase, producing the protein MKLVFAGTPEVAVPALDALIASDRHEVAAVVTRPDAPAGRGRRLVASPVAERAEEAGIEVLKPAKPRDEDFLARLREIGPDCCPVVAYGALLPKAALDIPARGWVNLHFSLLPAWRGAAPVQHAVMAGDEITGASTFLIEQGLDSGPVYGTVTEAVRPTDTSGDLLTRLAFAGSGLLVATMDGIEDGSLKAVSQPADGVTLAPKITVEDAQVDWAAPAMRVDRVVRGCTPAPGAWTVFRGERLKIIQAAPVQDRTDLAPGEIAAAKNNVHVGSGSHAVELLWVQPQGKKPMRGADWARGVRIAPGERMGHSDVG; encoded by the coding sequence GTGAAGCTTGTCTTCGCAGGCACTCCCGAGGTAGCCGTCCCCGCACTGGACGCCCTGATCGCCTCCGACCGGCACGAGGTGGCCGCCGTGGTGACCCGCCCGGACGCGCCCGCGGGACGGGGCCGCAGGCTGGTCGCGAGCCCGGTCGCCGAGCGCGCCGAGGAGGCGGGCATCGAGGTGCTCAAGCCCGCGAAGCCGCGCGACGAGGACTTCCTGGCGCGGCTGCGCGAGATCGGCCCCGACTGCTGCCCCGTCGTCGCGTACGGCGCGCTGCTGCCGAAGGCTGCCCTGGACATCCCGGCCCGCGGCTGGGTCAACCTGCACTTCTCGCTGCTGCCCGCGTGGCGCGGCGCCGCGCCGGTGCAGCACGCGGTGATGGCGGGCGACGAGATCACCGGCGCCTCCACGTTCCTGATCGAGCAGGGCCTCGACTCCGGGCCCGTGTACGGGACGGTCACCGAAGCGGTGCGGCCGACCGACACCAGCGGGGACCTGCTCACGCGTCTCGCGTTCGCGGGGTCCGGGCTGCTGGTCGCGACCATGGACGGCATCGAGGACGGCAGCCTCAAGGCGGTGTCGCAGCCCGCGGACGGCGTCACCCTCGCCCCGAAGATCACCGTCGAGGACGCCCAGGTGGACTGGGCGGCGCCCGCGATGCGGGTCGACCGGGTCGTGCGCGGCTGCACTCCCGCGCCCGGCGCCTGGACCGTGTTCCGCGGCGAGCGGCTGAAGATCATCCAGGCCGCGCCCGTCCAGGACCGCACCGACCTCGCGCCCGGTGAGATCGCCGCCGCCAAGAACAACGTCCACGTCGGTTCCGGTTCGCACGCCGTCGAGCTGCTCTGGGTCCAGCCGCAGGGCAAGAAGCCGATGCGCGGCGCGGACTGGGCGCGCGGGGTTCGGATCGCCCCGGGTGAGCGGATGGGGCACAGCGACGTAGGCTGA
- a CDS encoding primosomal protein N', producing MSRENEAFEGGGAEEPEQLALIRESVRRAKVPRAKPRTWRGAALAKELPVARVLVDKGVLHLDRYFDYAVPEELDADAQPGVRVRVRFGAGSRNVRQGRREGGGLIDGFIVERCAETEYTGPLAALAQVVSPEPVLDSGLLELARAVADRYAGSLADVLQLAVPPRHARAESKAAPEPPAPPAAPEPGSWGRYGHGPDFLRSLASGGAPRAVWTALPGPQWAEEIARAVQATLASGRGALVVVPTGRPAARVDAALTGLLGPGQHALLTADAGQERRYQEWLSVRRGTVRAVVGTRAAMFAPVRNLGLVVVWDDGDSNHSDDRAPFPHVREVLELRATRDKCGFLLGGWSCTVEAAQLVESGWAAPLVADREQVRGAAPLVRTVGDLDLARDEAARAARLPTLAWQVAREGLKHGPVLVQVPRRGYVPRLACERCREPARCRRCAGPLEAQESGSALRCGWCGVEEASWHCESCGGFRLRAQVVGARRTAEELGRAFPAVPVRTSGREQVLDTVPGAPALVVSTPGAEPVAEGGYAAALLLDGWAMLGRPDLRAGEDALRRWVGAASLVRPQGAGGTVVVVAEPTLRPVQALVRWDPVGHAVRELAERAELGFPPVSRMASVSGPPEALTEFLSGAELPGDAVVLGPVPVWGGAGGGPAGAGGARGGAGAPSGAELWERVLIRVPPGSGAALAAALKTAQAARMARGAKGAREAGGEAVRVRVDPLDIG from the coding sequence GTGAGCAGGGAGAACGAAGCGTTCGAGGGTGGGGGAGCCGAGGAGCCGGAGCAGCTCGCGCTGATTCGTGAGTCGGTGCGCAGGGCCAAGGTGCCGCGTGCCAAGCCCCGGACCTGGCGGGGGGCCGCGCTGGCCAAGGAGCTGCCGGTCGCGCGGGTGCTCGTGGACAAGGGCGTACTGCACCTCGACCGCTATTTCGACTACGCCGTGCCGGAGGAGCTGGACGCCGACGCGCAGCCCGGGGTGCGCGTCCGGGTGCGGTTCGGGGCCGGGTCGCGGAACGTGCGGCAGGGGCGGCGCGAGGGGGGCGGGCTGATCGACGGGTTCATCGTCGAGCGGTGCGCGGAGACGGAGTACACGGGGCCGTTGGCGGCCCTGGCCCAGGTCGTGTCGCCGGAGCCGGTGCTCGACTCCGGGCTCCTGGAACTGGCGCGGGCCGTGGCCGACCGTTACGCGGGCAGCCTCGCCGATGTGCTGCAGCTCGCCGTGCCGCCCCGGCACGCGCGTGCCGAGTCCAAGGCGGCCCCCGAGCCGCCCGCCCCGCCGGCCGCGCCCGAACCGGGGAGTTGGGGGAGGTATGGGCACGGCCCCGATTTCTTGCGTTCCCTCGCCTCGGGGGGTGCGCCCCGCGCCGTGTGGACGGCGTTGCCGGGGCCGCAGTGGGCCGAGGAGATCGCCCGTGCCGTGCAGGCCACCCTCGCCTCCGGGCGGGGCGCGCTCGTCGTCGTGCCGACCGGGCGGCCCGCCGCGCGCGTGGACGCCGCGCTGACCGGACTGCTCGGCCCGGGGCAGCATGCGCTGCTCACCGCCGACGCCGGGCAGGAGCGGCGCTATCAGGAGTGGCTCTCCGTGCGGCGCGGGACCGTGCGGGCCGTCGTCGGCACCCGGGCCGCCATGTTCGCGCCCGTACGGAACCTGGGCCTCGTCGTCGTATGGGACGACGGGGACTCCAACCACAGCGACGACCGCGCCCCGTTCCCCCATGTGCGGGAAGTCCTTGAACTGCGGGCGACACGCGACAAGTGCGGCTTTTTGCTGGGGGGTTGGAGCTGCACGGTGGAGGCGGCCCAGCTCGTCGAGAGCGGGTGGGCCGCGCCGCTCGTCGCCGACCGCGAGCAGGTACGGGGGGCCGCGCCGCTCGTACGGACCGTGGGCGACCTGGACCTCGCGCGGGACGAGGCGGCGCGGGCGGCGCGGCTGCCGACGCTGGCCTGGCAGGTCGCACGGGAGGGCCTGAAGCACGGGCCCGTCCTGGTGCAGGTGCCGAGGCGTGGTTATGTGCCGCGGCTCGCCTGCGAGCGGTGCCGTGAGCCCGCGCGCTGCCGGCGGTGCGCGGGGCCGCTGGAGGCGCAGGAAAGCGGATCCGCGCTGCGGTGCGGTTGGTGCGGGGTGGAGGAGGCTTCCTGGCACTGCGAGTCCTGCGGCGGGTTCCGGCTGCGGGCGCAGGTCGTCGGGGCGCGCAGGACAGCGGAGGAGCTGGGCCGGGCGTTCCCGGCGGTGCCGGTGCGGACTTCGGGCCGCGAGCAGGTCCTCGACACGGTGCCGGGGGCGCCGGCGCTGGTCGTGAGCACACCGGGGGCGGAGCCCGTGGCCGAGGGCGGTTACGCGGCCGCCCTGCTGCTCGACGGCTGGGCCATGCTGGGCCGCCCCGACCTGCGGGCGGGCGAGGACGCGCTGCGGCGGTGGGTCGGCGCCGCGTCACTGGTCCGTCCGCAGGGCGCGGGCGGCACGGTGGTGGTCGTGGCCGAGCCGACCCTGCGACCCGTGCAGGCGCTGGTGCGGTGGGATCCGGTGGGCCACGCGGTACGGGAACTCGCGGAACGCGCCGAACTGGGCTTCCCGCCGGTGTCGCGCATGGCATCGGTGTCCGGCCCGCCGGAGGCGCTCACGGAGTTCCTGTCCGGCGCGGAACTGCCGGGGGACGCGGTGGTGTTGGGGCCGGTTCCGGTGTGGGGTGGTGCGGGTGGTGGTCCTGCCGGTGCCGGGGGGGCGCGGGGCGGTGCGGGTGCGCCGTCCGGGGCGGAGCTGTGGGAGCGGGTGCTGATCCGGGTGCCGCCGGGCAGCGGTGCCGCACTCGCCGCTGCGTTGAAGACGGCGCAGGCGGCGCGGATGGCCCGGGGGGCGAAGGGCGCGCGGGAGGCCGGGGGAGAGGCGGTGCGGGTGCGGGTGGATCCGCTGGACATCGGCTGA
- the metK gene encoding methionine adenosyltransferase, translating into MSRRLFTSESVTEGHPDKIADQISDTILDALLREDPTSRVAVETLITTGLVHVAGEVTTKAYAPIAQLVRDKILEIGYDSSKKGFDGASCGVSVSIGSQSPDIAQGVDTAYEKRVEGDEDELDKQGAGDQGLMFGYACDETPELMPLPIHLAHRLSRRLSEVRKNGTIPYLRPDGKTQVTIEYDGDKAVRLDTVVVSSQHASDIDLDSLLAPDIREFVVEPELKALLEDGIKLETEGYRLLVNPTGRFEIGGPMGDAGLTGRKIIIDTYGGMARHGGGAFSGKDPSKVDRSAAYAMRWVAKNVVAAGLAARCEVQVAYAIGKAEPVGLFVETFGTATVDTDKIETAIGEVFDLRPAAIIRDLDLLRPIYSQTAAYGHFGRAIPDFTWERTDRVEALRKAAGL; encoded by the coding sequence GTGTCCCGGCGCCTCTTCACCTCGGAGTCTGTGACCGAGGGTCACCCCGACAAGATCGCTGACCAGATCAGCGACACCATTCTCGACGCACTTCTGCGGGAGGACCCGACCTCCCGGGTCGCCGTGGAAACGCTGATCACCACGGGCCTCGTCCACGTGGCCGGCGAGGTCACGACGAAGGCGTACGCGCCGATCGCGCAGCTCGTGCGCGACAAGATCCTCGAGATCGGTTACGACTCCTCGAAGAAGGGCTTCGACGGCGCCTCCTGCGGCGTCTCGGTGTCCATCGGCTCGCAGTCCCCCGACATCGCGCAGGGCGTCGACACGGCGTACGAGAAGCGCGTCGAGGGCGATGAGGACGAGCTCGACAAGCAGGGCGCGGGCGACCAGGGCCTGATGTTCGGCTACGCCTGCGACGAGACCCCGGAGCTCATGCCGCTCCCGATCCACCTCGCGCACCGCCTCTCGCGCCGCCTCTCCGAGGTGCGCAAGAACGGGACCATCCCCTACCTGCGCCCCGACGGCAAGACCCAGGTCACCATCGAGTACGACGGCGACAAGGCCGTCCGTCTCGACACGGTCGTGGTCTCGTCCCAGCACGCCTCGGACATCGACCTGGACTCGCTCCTGGCCCCCGACATCCGTGAGTTCGTGGTCGAGCCCGAGCTGAAGGCCCTCCTCGAGGACGGCATCAAGCTGGAGACCGAGGGCTACCGCCTGCTGGTCAACCCGACCGGACGCTTCGAGATCGGCGGCCCGATGGGCGACGCCGGTCTCACCGGCCGCAAGATCATCATCGACACGTACGGCGGCATGGCCCGCCACGGCGGCGGTGCCTTCTCCGGCAAGGACCCGTCCAAGGTGGACCGCTCGGCCGCGTACGCGATGCGCTGGGTCGCCAAGAACGTCGTCGCCGCCGGCCTCGCGGCCCGCTGCGAGGTCCAGGTCGCGTACGCGATCGGCAAGGCCGAGCCGGTCGGCCTCTTCGTCGAGACGTTCGGCACGGCCACGGTCGACACGGACAAGATCGAGACGGCCATCGGTGAGGTCTTCGACCTGCGCCCGGCCGCGATCATCCGCGACCTCGACCTGCTCCGCCCGATCTACTCGCAGACCGCGGCGTACGGCCACTTCGGCCGGGCGATCCCCGACTTCACGTGGGAGCGCACGGACCGTGTGGAGGCGCTGCGGAAGGCTGCGGGGCTGTAG
- the coaBC gene encoding bifunctional phosphopantothenoylcysteine decarboxylase/phosphopantothenate--cysteine ligase CoaBC, with protein sequence MEQYASECGETEAVAEKPKVVLGVSGGIAAYKACELLRRLTESGHDVRVVPTASALHFVGAATWSALSGHPVSTEVWSDVHEVPHVRIGQHADLVIVAPATADMLAKAAHGLADDLLTNTLLTARCPVVFAPAMHTEMWEHPATQENVATLRRRGALVIEPAVGRLTGVDTGKGRFPDPVELFEVVRRVLARKDLTQDLAGRHVVVSAGGTREPLDPVRFLGNRSSGKQGYALARSAAARGARVTLVAANAALPDPAGVDVVPVGTAVQLREAVVKAAADADAVVMAAAVADFRPETYATGKIKKKDGQDPAPIALVRNPDVLAEIAGDRLRPGQVVVGFAAETDDVLANGRAKLARKGCDLLVVNEVGERKTFGSEKNEAVVLGADGSETPVPHGPKEALADTVWDLVAQRLA encoded by the coding sequence ATGGAGCAGTACGCATCCGAGTGCGGGGAGACAGAGGCAGTGGCCGAGAAGCCGAAGGTAGTCCTGGGGGTCAGCGGCGGCATCGCCGCCTACAAGGCGTGCGAGCTGCTGCGGCGGCTGACCGAGTCCGGCCATGACGTACGGGTCGTGCCGACCGCGTCGGCGCTGCACTTCGTCGGCGCCGCGACCTGGTCCGCGCTCTCCGGCCACCCCGTCTCCACCGAGGTCTGGTCCGACGTCCACGAGGTGCCGCACGTCCGCATCGGTCAGCACGCCGACCTCGTGATCGTCGCCCCCGCCACCGCCGACATGCTCGCCAAGGCGGCCCACGGACTCGCCGACGACCTCCTCACCAACACACTCCTGACGGCCCGCTGTCCGGTGGTCTTCGCCCCCGCCATGCACACCGAGATGTGGGAGCACCCCGCCACCCAGGAGAACGTGGCCACGCTGCGCCGCCGCGGCGCGCTGGTGATCGAACCCGCGGTCGGCCGCCTCACCGGTGTCGACACCGGCAAGGGCCGCTTCCCGGACCCCGTCGAGCTCTTCGAGGTCGTACGCCGTGTCCTCGCGCGCAAGGACCTGACCCAGGACCTCGCGGGCCGCCACGTCGTCGTCAGCGCCGGCGGCACCCGCGAGCCCCTCGACCCGGTCCGCTTCCTCGGCAACCGCTCCTCGGGCAAGCAGGGCTACGCGCTCGCCCGCAGCGCGGCCGCCCGCGGCGCCCGTGTCACGCTCGTCGCCGCCAACGCGGCGCTGCCCGACCCGGCGGGCGTGGACGTCGTGCCGGTCGGCACCGCCGTGCAGCTGCGCGAGGCCGTCGTGAAGGCCGCCGCCGACGCCGACGCGGTGGTCATGGCGGCCGCCGTGGCCGACTTCCGCCCCGAGACGTACGCCACAGGAAAGATCAAGAAGAAGGACGGCCAGGATCCCGCGCCGATCGCCCTGGTCCGCAATCCCGACGTCCTCGCCGAGATCGCGGGGGACAGGCTCCGACCCGGCCAGGTCGTCGTCGGCTTCGCCGCGGAGACGGACGACGTGCTGGCCAACGGCCGCGCCAAGCTCGCCCGCAAGGGCTGCGACCTGCTGGTCGTCAACGAGGTCGGCGAGCGCAAGACCTTCGGCTCCGAGAAGAACGAGGCCGTCGTGCTCGGAGCGGACGGCAGCGAGACGCCGGTGCCGCACGGACCCAAGGAAGCCCTCGCGGACACCGTCTGGGACCTGGTCGCGCAGCGTCTCGCCTGA
- the rpoZ gene encoding DNA-directed RNA polymerase subunit omega, which yields MSSSITAPEGIINPPIDELLEATDSKYSLVIYAAKRARQINAYYSQLGEGLLEYVGPLVDTHVHEKPLSIALREINAGLLTSEAIEGPAQ from the coding sequence GTGTCCTCTTCCATCACCGCGCCCGAGGGCATCATCAACCCGCCGATTGATGAGCTGCTCGAAGCCACCGACTCGAAGTACAGCCTCGTGATCTACGCCGCCAAGCGCGCGCGTCAGATCAACGCGTACTACTCGCAGCTCGGTGAGGGCCTCCTGGAGTACGTCGGCCCCCTCGTGGACACGCACGTCCACGAGAAGCCGCTCTCGATCGCGCTCCGCGAGATCAACGCGGGTCTGCTGACGTCCGAGGCCATCGAGGGCCCGGCGCAGTAA
- the gmk gene encoding guanylate kinase: protein MAATSRGTTPVPPDVRPRLTVLSGPSGVGKSTVVAHMRKEHPEVWLSVSATTRKPRPGENHGVQYFFVSDDEMDKLIANGELLEWAEFAGNRYGTPRRAVLDRLEAGEPVLLEIDLQGARLVRESMPEAQLVFLAPPSWDELVRRLTGRGTEAPEVIERRLAAAKVELAAEAEFDTTLVNTSVEDVARDLLALMKVL from the coding sequence ATGGCTGCAACATCCCGGGGGACGACCCCCGTGCCCCCGGACGTACGTCCGCGGCTGACCGTGCTCTCCGGCCCCTCCGGGGTCGGCAAGAGCACGGTCGTCGCTCATATGCGCAAAGAACACCCCGAGGTCTGGCTCTCCGTCTCGGCCACCACCCGCAAGCCGCGGCCGGGTGAGAACCACGGTGTCCAGTACTTCTTCGTCTCCGACGACGAGATGGACAAGCTGATCGCCAACGGCGAGCTCCTGGAGTGGGCCGAATTCGCGGGCAACCGCTACGGAACCCCGCGCCGCGCGGTCCTCGACCGCCTGGAGGCGGGCGAGCCCGTCCTCCTGGAGATCGACCTCCAGGGCGCTCGCCTGGTGCGCGAGTCGATGCCCGAGGCGCAGCTCGTCTTCCTCGCCCCGCCGAGCTGGGACGAGCTGGTCCGCCGGCTCACCGGCCGCGGGACCGAGGCACCCGAGGTCATCGAGCGCAGGCTCGCCGCCGCCAAGGTGGAGCTCGCCGCCGAAGCCGAGTTCGACACGACGCTGGTCAATACCTCCGTCGAGGACGTGGCCCGTGATCTGCTAGCCTTGATGAAAGTTCTTTGA
- a CDS encoding integration host factor — protein MALPPLTPEQRAAALEKAAAARRERAEVKNRLKHSGASLHEVIKQGQENDVIGKMKVSALLESLPGVGKVRAKQIMERLGISESRRVRGLGSNQIASLEREFGGGAAG, from the coding sequence GTGGCTCTTCCGCCCCTTACCCCTGAACAGCGCGCAGCCGCGCTCGAAAAGGCCGCCGCGGCTCGCCGGGAGCGGGCCGAGGTCAAGAATCGACTCAAGCACTCCGGTGCCTCGCTTCACGAGGTCATCAAGCAGGGCCAGGAGAACGATGTCATCGGCAAGATGAAGGTCTCCGCCCTCCTGGAGTCCCTGCCGGGCGTGGGCAAGGTCCGCGCCAAGCAGATCATGGAGCGTCTTGGCATCTCCGAGAGCCGCCGTGTGCGCGGTCTCGGCTCCAACCAGATTGCGTCGCTCGAGCGAGAGTTCGGTGGGGGTGCCGCCGGCTGA
- the pyrF gene encoding orotidine-5'-phosphate decarboxylase, whose translation MSPLEPFGTRLRHAMDERGPLCVGIDPHASLLTAWGLNDDIAGLERFTRTVVEALAGTVAVFKPQSAFFERFGSRGIAVLEKAVEELRAAGALIVMDAKRGDIGSTMAAYAETFLHKDSPLFSDALTVSPYLGYGSLKPAVDLARENGAGLFVLALTSNPEGAEVQHAVREDGRTVGATVLGHLAAENAGAEPLGSFGAVVGATLGDLSSYDLAINGPLLAPGIGAQGATPADLPSVFGAAVRNVVPNVSRGVLRHGPDVTGLRDSATRFADEIRAAVDPR comes from the coding sequence ATGAGTCCCCTGGAGCCCTTCGGCACACGCCTGCGCCACGCCATGGACGAGCGCGGCCCCCTGTGCGTCGGCATCGACCCGCACGCCTCGCTCCTGACCGCGTGGGGCCTGAACGACGACATCGCGGGCCTGGAGCGGTTCACGCGGACCGTCGTGGAGGCACTCGCCGGGACCGTCGCGGTGTTCAAGCCGCAGAGCGCGTTCTTCGAGCGCTTCGGCTCGCGCGGCATCGCCGTCCTGGAGAAGGCGGTCGAGGAGCTGCGGGCGGCCGGCGCCCTGATCGTCATGGACGCCAAGCGCGGCGACATCGGCTCGACCATGGCCGCGTACGCCGAGACCTTCCTGCACAAGGACTCACCGCTGTTCAGCGACGCGCTCACCGTCTCGCCCTACCTCGGGTACGGCTCCCTGAAGCCGGCCGTCGACCTCGCGCGCGAGAACGGTGCCGGGCTCTTCGTGCTCGCCCTCACCTCCAACCCCGAGGGCGCCGAGGTGCAGCACGCGGTGCGCGAGGACGGCCGCACGGTCGGCGCCACGGTCCTCGGCCACCTCGCCGCCGAGAACGCGGGAGCGGAGCCCCTGGGGTCCTTCGGCGCGGTCGTCGGCGCCACGCTGGGGGACCTGTCCTCGTACGACCTGGCGATCAACGGCCCGCTGCTGGCTCCCGGCATCGGCGCCCAGGGCGCGACCCCGGCCGACCTTCCCTCGGTCTTCGGCGCCGCGGTGCGCAACGTCGTCCCGAACGTCAGCCGTGGAGTGCTGCGGCACGGACCCGACGTCACGGGCCTGCGGGACTCCGCGACGCGCTTCGCGGACGAGATCAGGGCGGCTGTCGACCCGCGCTGA
- a CDS encoding quinone-dependent dihydroorotate dehydrogenase, translating to MYKLFFNLVFQRMDPEQAHYLAFRWIRRAARIPVLRTFVAAVLAPRHKELRTEALGLRMHGPFGLAAGFDKNAVAIDGMSMLGFDHIEIGTVTGEPQPGNPKKRLFRLVPDRALINRMGFNNEGSAAVAERLASRKAVFKTVVGVNIGKTKVVPEDDAAADYVKSTERLARHADYLVVNVSSPNTPGLRNLQATESLRPLLTAVREAADRSVEGRRVPLLVKIAPDLADDDIDAVADLAVELGLDGIIATNTTIARESLGLASAPDLYGETGGLSGAPLKERSLEVLRRLYARVGDRITLVGVGGIENAEDAWQRILAGATLIQGYSAFIYEGPFWGRAIHKGLAARLRTSPYATLADAVGADVRKPEVTA from the coding sequence ATGTACAAACTGTTCTTCAACCTCGTCTTCCAGCGCATGGACCCGGAGCAGGCCCACTACCTGGCCTTCCGCTGGATCCGCCGCGCCGCCCGCATCCCCGTGCTCCGCACCTTCGTCGCGGCCGTCCTCGCGCCCCGCCACAAGGAGCTGCGCACCGAAGCCCTCGGGCTCCGGATGCACGGGCCCTTCGGGCTCGCCGCGGGCTTCGACAAGAACGCCGTGGCGATCGACGGCATGTCGATGCTCGGCTTCGACCACATCGAGATCGGCACGGTCACCGGCGAGCCGCAGCCCGGCAACCCCAAGAAGCGCCTCTTCCGCCTCGTCCCGGACCGCGCGCTCATCAACCGCATGGGCTTCAACAACGAGGGCTCCGCGGCCGTCGCGGAGCGCCTGGCGTCCCGCAAGGCCGTCTTCAAGACCGTCGTCGGCGTGAACATCGGCAAGACCAAGGTCGTCCCCGAGGACGATGCGGCCGCCGACTACGTGAAGTCGACCGAGCGCCTCGCCCGCCACGCCGACTACCTCGTCGTCAACGTCTCGTCGCCCAACACCCCCGGCCTGCGCAACCTCCAGGCCACCGAGTCGCTGCGCCCCCTCCTGACCGCCGTGCGCGAGGCCGCCGACCGCAGCGTCGAGGGCCGCCGCGTCCCGCTGCTCGTCAAGATCGCGCCGGACCTGGCCGACGACGACATCGACGCGGTCGCCGACCTCGCCGTCGAGCTCGGCCTTGACGGCATCATCGCCACGAACACCACCATCGCCCGCGAGAGCCTGGGTCTGGCCTCCGCGCCCGACCTCTACGGAGAGACCGGCGGATTGTCCGGCGCGCCCCTCAAGGAGCGCTCCCTGGAGGTCCTGAGGCGCCTCTACGCGCGCGTGGGCGACCGGATCACGCTCGTGGGCGTCGGCGGCATCGAGAACGCCGAGGACGCCTGGCAGCGCATCCTCGCGGGCGCCACCCTCATCCAGGGCTACAGCGCCTTCATCTACGAAGGGCCCTTCTGGGGCCGCGCCATCCACAAGGGCCTCGCCGCGCGCCTGCGCACGAGCCCGTACGCCACCCTCGCCGACGCGGTCGGCGCCGATGTGAGGAAGCCCGAGGTCACCGCATGA